The Hordeum vulgare subsp. vulgare chromosome 7H, MorexV3_pseudomolecules_assembly, whole genome shotgun sequence DNA window ACAACAGTTTCATTGATTGAAAGGAAATAAATTCCAATTAAATAAGAATAGGCTTAGCAACTCAATTCCTCAATGCATATGTGCTTAGCTTGTTGGTGCTAAGTCCATTTTATTTAATGATTTAGCACCTAAGCTTTTTCATGCATTGATCATCTTCTTTCATTTAAGTGGTTTGCCTAGGCTCATGTGCTTGGCATTGGTTCTTCTGGGTCACCaaagtgctctctctctctcctttttaAATGATATCATTTTTTCGATTATGTGGCATGCTTAGCACCCATCCACCATGAAGCACTGAGAAGGCCTTGAGTCGTCTTAGATTGTGCACCGTGATCAAGatggagagaaaaacgagagaaATCAATGCTAATTTGCTAATTAACACCATTGCATGTAATGAATTGACCACtctatgtcatgctagttagtctcaagtcattaaaaataTACACGCCCGACGTCTATTATTGGTTGATTCTTTTAATCAtgtcaaaaaaaaaaagaaataaggTGAAAGTTAATGCACCGCGTctaattgttttggggttatttgGTTTTCATCAGGTGACTTATAcactgggacggagggagtatgtaaattttttttgtttccatatCATCACATAATTTCTTGCATGGTTAGATGGTAAAGAGCAGGCCACTCTGTCACAACATCCTAATTCGATGGATCCTACACACTGAGATATTTTAATCTTAGTAGATGTTGCACTATGTCCCACGTGTAAGAGTAAGAAGTGGGTGAGTGAACTCACCGCCAACTTAAACCTTTATAATTGGGAAAGATACGAAAGATACATAATGGCATATATCCAGCAACCAACTTAAACCATGCTAGGAATTAATGCCTTTTTGCGGTTGCTAAGAATTAATCACATGTGCATGTATATTGCTCCATCGCCACTGAAGCAACGACACACTCGAAAGTCTCCCAGTTGATGCACTTCTTCTTGGTACCAATAGGTTAGTGATGAGGAAATCATAATTTCTAATCTAGATCCAAGAACCATGATAGAGAAAAAGATAAAGACCGTCTATTCGAGTAGGGAATATGAGGCTTCAGGGAAAACGCAACAACGAAAGTGAATGGTGATACATATGGTATAACACTTGCATGGCGCAGCTAAATTCACCCTACACCTATAGAGGCATTCTCATTTCTATGTCAATCGAAAAAAAATTGAGTAACAACCCTTCAATATCCACCCAAGACATTGATGATTGaacataatatcaagttccctcgacCATCAGATCCCTTGTGTGACATAGCCATACTTACACGGAACTCTTTGTGTAAACTAGTAAAAAACATCTTTAGGGCTTCAGTATCGATCTTAACGGTGCATGCATGGATGCGTACCCCTTGGCAACACCAGCACTGTAGGGCTTCTATTGTCATtgggccctaaaaatttccttctATTGTCATTGGGCCCTGAAAATTTCCTGAGCTATCGCGACAAACCGCGCTTGAGCCATCAAAGCTGAAATAAACTCTTTCGTCTCACCGCGGTCAAGCCATCAAAAGCTGAAAATGAACTCTTTCATTTTATATGGGGAACTATAAGCGACCCGATGCATACGCCGATAAAGGACTTCGGAAGGCACCCCCTACCCCCATGGGACAGTTTCGCGCCATGCGGCCCAAAGCGCACACGTTGTCGAGGACAATCAaagacaaaaaaaaaaaaaactccgGTATCAGCGGGCTCAAGTCGCAGGGCCGGTTGGGCCCGGAAACCCGGCCCGTCAGGCCCTACCCAGTCTCATCGGCGCAATAAACCGCAGGAAAGAAAACCCCAAAGCTGCCGGAGATCGCAATTCTCAGGTCTGAATCTGCGCGTCGTCTTCTTCCCCAGCACAGCACAggtcagtctcctcctcctcctcccgcagaTCTCTCTCGCCCTCGTCCTAGGGTTCAAGCTCCCCTCGATCCTGCCGCATCCCATcccttcccctccccctccccctccccctccccctcccggaCCCACGGCCCGCCGGCCGGGTCCGGATCTGGGAGCCGTGCCGTCCGTGCTCCGCCGCGATCTGATTCCCCGAATTCTGATTTACCAGCACGGAGCGGGGTGAGGGTGGGAGCGAGCTCGCGGTGAAGGAAGGATGCCGAAGGCCGCGGGGGATGCCAAGCTCCTGATCCAGTCCCTCAACAAGGCCTACGCCGCCACGCCCACGAATCTCAAGgtaaatttcatttttttcccCGAGCAGTATTTTTTTTCCTCTGCCACCGGCGACTGCCGGGTCACTGATGCGCTTATCCTGTTCTGCAGATCATTGACCTGTACGTGGTTTTCGCCGTGGCCACTGCCCTGGTTCAGGTAAATTTCGACACCTTGCCCCCAGGATACATGAGCCCTGATTTGGGATGCAGGAGTGTAGAATACTGATGATTTGAGATGCAGAAGTGTAGAATACTGAGTTTGGGAAATTAATTATGCAGCATGACACACATACCTGGTGATCTGCTACAGCCATGCGCTGATTCCATggatgatatatgtcttgcatgcttATTTTGCCACAGTTCTCATCTTTTTGTAGCGGTAGCCTATGGCTTGCGAGAATCTGATGCACCGTGTAGTGCATAACAATGTCTGATATGTGTTCTGTGGCCATATTATTGGTTTGGGAACTTAGTTGTACTGACTGACCGTTAGCCAGATTCTTTAGCCACCATTTCCATCTGAGCACATGTTTTTATTCACTAGCCTTGTGTTCAACTCAAAAGTTacaagtcctctgtttcccctagTTGCAACAGAAACCTTGGCTTGGTAACGCAGAGCCATTTGCAGACTACTGAAATGTTCTTGTATGTGACAAAACAGGTTGTTTACATGGGAATAGTTGGGTCATTCCCCTTCAACTCTTTCCTGTCTGGTGTCCTGTCGTCCATTGGAACTGCAGTGCTTGGTGGTAGGAATTTCTTTCTTTTACCCCTCCCGATTTCGTTCACTCTTCCTTGCCTCCAGGATATATAATACAACTGCCGATGTCTTTGCAGTTTGCCTCCGTATTCaagtcaacaaggacaacaaggaaTTCAAGGTAACTCGACTTCCACTGTTATTTGTATGGCAAATTATTCTTTGGATTCCGGCATAACATTGTTTGTGGAAACATCATCTTCAGGATCTCCCCCCGGAGAGGGCCTTTGCTGATTTCGTCCTGTGTAATCTGGTGCTCCACCTGGTGATCATGAACTTCCTTGGATGAGCAACTGTGCTCCAAGTTGTCAAGATTTTGTAGTGTCCTAATGTCTGAGACTGTCATCGTGTTAGATATTAATGTGGTACACACCTATGTAATCTGAGAGTTCCTCTATGAACTATAAGATTTCAGTGGATTTAGCATTAACTTTGTGCGACATGAGAACTTATTTGAGGGAGTGAAGACTGGGAAAAGTGATCGCTTAAATATTATCGTTGTTCACTCTTGATGCTGTGCAGAAAAATAAATGAAGTGACCTGCTTAAAATGAAGTTCTGATGGATGCAACGCACATGGATCAGTAAACCATTGATTCAGAATATGGCATAAGGCTTGTCGCCAACAACGAAATATTAAATACAGCTTGTGTTTTGTGGAACATTGAGACTATCTTCAGGCTGATGCCGTAAAGAAAATCTCAATCCAAAAAGCATATCTTGTACCTTACCATCCAATCTGATAAAAGAAAAACTAATTTGAAGTTTGATCTAAAAAAATATGTATCCAATCTGAAGTTGCAGGACCAGTTATACATTAGCATTCCCTCATCTCATATTTCAATCACCACTTGTGTCTTAAGGCTCATTGTTTGTTTGGAAGACAATTCAGAACCACTTACAACATAGTAACACGTGCTGTCCCAATTGAATAAATTAGTTCAAAACATTTTTGCCAAAATTAATTCATTCATACTAATAGAGTAGTCAAGTGTTCAAGATCAAACAATACATAAAAGATCAGTCAAGATCAAACAATTTTGCCATAACAGATCTCAACACTCAATAGAACACCTACAAAGATTCCATTGTTACTAAGACCAGTTACACATTAGCATTTCTCATCACAACTTGCAACAGTTTGTTACTTCCTGTGTCTTCAGGCATATTTTTTGTTTGGAAGGCACTTCAAACAATAATGGACACATGCTGTTCTGATTAAACATGTTAGATCAAATAATTCCCTAAAATTCACGGAATCAATCAATACATATGAAGATAATCCATTTCACACACTGCAATAGTAGAACTCAACACTGAGCACTGAACTCTGAAACAGCCACAATCATCCATGATTTCAAAGTCTCCACTTGAAGAAGACCAATATCCATCTAGAGTTTTCAAATAgaagcatcatcacatcatctgacACCATCCAAATGATCATCTTCCCCTACTAATACACAACTTGGAACCTAAACAGTCCTAACGGCCCTGTCAGCATTATCACTCCGAAGCCACTTGTGCCTTTAGGCGTGCAGTAATTCAGCAGGCAAAGATGCAGGGTCAAGCTCCCAGCAATCCCCAGGAGGCAGTGCCGAGGACTCACCCTTGGAGACTTTCTTTGCTGGTGTCTGATGCGAAAGCATCCCAACATCGCCCTCCCGGAGGTACTGAATGGCATGGACACCTATCTCGCGGCGCGTGAAGATGCTCCTGAAACCCTCAACCTTGTCCAGGTAGCCAAAGCTAATGCCGTGCACGTTACTGTACCCGCTGAGGAACACCACAAAGTCATACTTGGGCCTCCCGGTGTCGGCGTACTCTCCGGCATGGAGCGCCCAGACTGACCCCTTTTTGGGGTAAACACGGTACTTCTCCCTCGCCACCCTTTCACAGGCAACAAGATGTGAGAAGACATTCACCGAGCTCACCATGGCTTCTCTCCCGACCTTGAACGACCCACATGGCTTCCCCTCCTTCCCGTCAGGCTGGTGCTCCAGCCACCGTATCTGTGCGCGGAACTGCCTGCCCGGCGATGCCATCTCCACCAGCGCATAGTGCCGCGGCATGCCATCGTCGTCCCCATACAATGCCCATACCTGGCCTCTCTTGAAGCACTTTTCGACGCGGTCGGCATCAAAATTGTAGAAGTCTGAGTCTTCCACAGTCATCTGCCCCGAGTGATCGCTAACCGGGTCCTCCTCCTGCACCTCCGATTCCGCCGGCTCGTCATATTCATCACTGGATGAGCTCTGGGGTACCTTGTGATCCTTCCCTCTTCTCTTGGCGAGCTGGAGCTGCATCTCGGCGAGCGTCTTCTCCGCCTTGTGCTTcttgggcggcggaggagggggcaCCTCGGAGCCGAGGAACGTCCGGCGGCAGGAGGGGCAGGTGAGGCGGAAGCCGACGTACTGGCGGTCGAACTCGTGGAGAAGGCGGCAGCCGGCGCAGGCCGTCCAGAAGGTGGGCGGCGGGGGCGGGGCATCCCGCTCCTCCTTGAGCGCGGCGTAGGCGTCGGCGGC harbors:
- the LOC123411183 gene encoding dolichyl-diphosphooligosaccharide--protein glycosyltransferase subunit DAD2, which encodes MPKAAGDAKLLIQSLNKAYAATPTNLKIIDLYVVFAVATALVQVVYMGIVGSFPFNSFLSGVLSSIGTAVLGVCLRIQVNKDNKEFKDLPPERAFADFVLCNLVLHLVIMNFLG